The stretch of DNA AACTGCAGTTGCTATCGCATCACGTTTGCCGGAAAAAATATCCATGCCGTCTAAAAAGTTTTGTAATTTGCTAATCCTTTCAAAAGTGCAGACTTCTATACATTCGTTAATAAACGAACTGTATGCATAAATTTCCTTAGTAGCTTTGTAGTCCAAAACATTTCTAAAGCTCGCAGGTATTGAAATTCTGTTTTTATCATCTATCTTCCCTTCATAGGTTGAAAGAAACATAGTGCTTCCATGTGTCATTGACAATATCAATAAATTAACAACAAATAGCCTTTTCACCCGTATAACACATTTTAATGGGATAACATAGCATTATTTTGGGATGATTAGGGGAGTGTTGCAAGATGGAATAAAGAAAGGTATAGTGGAGTGGATTACAGAATAAAGAAGAGAAAAATGGGCACCGTCAAGTTAAAAAAGTTGAGGTGCAAAAGGTATTGAGAGAAGAGGGAAAAAATAGTAAATTGGAGCAAAATAAAAAATAATAGAAAAACAATGGAAGAAAGAGCGAGCAGATACAGATATCCAATGGTGATAATAGGACATGCAGTTTGGTTGTACCACAGATTTAATTTGAGTTATAGAGACGTAGCAGAAGAGTTGTTATAAAGGGGTATAGAAGTAAGCCATGAAACGATAAGAGCATGGTGTATTAAATTTGGAAAAAGGTTTTTAGATATAATCAAGAAGAAGTAGAGGAAAGCAAAGGATAAATGGCATTTGGATGAGATGAGCATTAAAATTAACGGTAAATATTTTATTTTGTGGAGAGCTGTAGATGAAGATGGATATGAGATAGATGTCTTCCTACAGACCAGACGTAATAAAAAGTCTGCGATAAGGTTTTTATCAAGATTATTACAATCAAATCCAGTACCCAGAGTAATCGTGACAGATAAATTAAAAAGCTATACCAAACCTATAAAAGAAATGTGCCCTAAAACAGAGCATAGGCGCCATAAAGGATTAAATAATAGGGTTGAAAATGCACACCAACCAACACGCAGGAAAGAGAAATGCCTAATAAAATTCAAATCTCCTTCTGGGGTACAGCAAACTCTTTCTTTGATGGGAAAAATAAGGAACATATTTTCAGTAGATGTGGGCAGGTATATTAACAGTTCTAGCAAGCAAAAAGAAATGTTTTTCGAAGCTAAATCTATTTGGGATCACGCCGCTCAATCCATAGCTGCTGCATAATTTTCAAAAAGATGCTCTGTCACGCCCTTACCTCCATTAACTTGACGGTGCCGTATAGAGATATTAGAGATGGATGAGCTATATACATACGTCAAAAAAAGAGAATAAAACAAGAATATGGACTGCTGTCGATAGGGACAGATTCAAAACTGTTGCGTTTAAAGTAGGTTCAGGTGATAAAGAAAATTACGTAGATTTAGCTCGTGAGCTAGGAGAAAAATACCAAATTCGTTATATGTGTACAGATGGGTATGAGGTCTATTGTCATTATAAAATTGCTCAAATACATCTGCAGACAAAGTCTGAAACTTGTTTGGTTGAGAGCTTCAATTCCTCCTTAAGGGATATGCTTGCTAGATTAAATCGCAAGACTAAACGCTTTAGCAAGTGTTCTGAAATGCTAAGATTATCCCTTGTTTTATTTTTTAACAAAGCTTTAGCTCTTTCTATCTATTTATGAACACTCCCAATAAAAAAGTAGGGGTATGGTTAATTTCCAACACCTTCATTGATGTATAGGACTTCGCAAGTATTAAATTAGCCATATCTTTATTCTCAAAACATTGTTTTAACTTTATTGGATTTAGCCCGCTTAACCTTGAAATGTTCTGCAACACTTTTTTGAAGTCTTTTCTAAATGCCCAACTATTTTGTGAATTAAATAGGACATCGATAATTCTAAAATATTCTTGTGGGAAACAATTGGCCAAAATTGCACCATATAGTGCCGGCTCGTTCGCTGGATAATCGCGCAATATGTAGAGTACTTCGCCTGAGTCTATGTAGTGTTCTTTAATTTTTGGAAAAACATCTCTATGAAAAGATGCACATCCAGGACAAGATAAAGCTGAATATTCAATCAACACAACTTTTGCTTTTACGTTGCCAATATAGTGATCTTGCTCATTAAAACGCAAAACTTCTGATCTATCTGGGTAATCTTCAGCCCAAACTTTTGTAAAAAATACTACCAAAAAACAGAAGAAACAAATAAAATTCCTTATCATGCAATATTCAGAACTTCATTCTGTTTTTTTATCAATTCCCCAATGCCAGAGTCAGCTAGCGCATACATTTGGGAAAGCTCTTCTTGGGAAAACGTTTTTCGCTCAGCAGTTGCCTGAATTTCCACAATTTTTTTGCTTTTGGTCATAACAAAGTTTGCATCCACTTGAGCAAGGCTATCCTCACTATAATCCAAATCTAACAAGATGTTTCCACCAATTATGCCACAAGAAATGGCTGCTACTTGCTCTTTTATAGGGAAAATATTAACTCCGCCTTGTTTGTGGAGTTTTTGCAAAGCTAGGTAAAGCGCAACGTAAGCTCCAGTTATAGATGCAGTTCTTGTACCTCCATCTGCCTGGATTACATCACAATCCACAATAATCTGCCTTTCTTTTAATGCGACTAGATTCACAGCTGTTCGCAAAGTCCTGCCAATCAATCTTTGAATTTCCTGAGTTCGTCCACTCGCCTTTCCTTTTGTCACTTCTCTTTGCATTCTTGAGTTGGTTGAACCTGGCAACATTCCATATTCAGCAGTAACCCAACCAGAACCAGTGCCCTTTAAAAATCTGGGAACCGTTTCATCAACATTCGCGATACAGATAACATGAGTATTTCCAATCTGTACAAAGCATGAACCATCGGCAAATTTATTGCAATTAACTTCCAATTTTACCTTTCTTAATTGGCCAAACAATCTTCCGTCATTTCTCATACTAAGCTACCATTTAGATCCATATAAACATTAAGCCTATAGTCAGCATCAACGTTAAACAAAACCTCCCTAATCAAGTTGCCACGATGTTTAACATACTTTACCGCTTGCGCGAGATGATTTTTCTTTTCAATTAATGTCAAACGACCATTCTCCAATAAACGCGATTTTAAAAATTCAGGAATTTGATTGAGTATGCCATTAACAAAAATCAAATCAAATCTCGCTCCATCAGAATTATGCTTAAATTCCATTGTAACATAAAACTCTATTTTCTTTTCCGCATGCATAAGTAAAACATGACCTAAAGCAGTTTTAAGAATTCTCCTATCCACATCAATTGCGACTACATTTTGTGCAATAGTTGAGATAATAATAGACGAATAGCCACTATTCACCCCTACATCAAGGACCGTGGAATTGCTATTGATTTCGCCAGCTTGCAACATTTTTGCAAACACCATAGGTGTCATTAGGTATCTATTATCATCAATAAATGTCTGCGTATCCCTGATTGGGAGTATAGAATCTACATACGCAACATCCCTCCATTTATTATCAACAAATTTATGCCGGAATACTTTCAACATCGCATCGATGATGTTTTTATCGGTAACGCCATTTGGTACTAGTTGGTTGTAGACCATATTATATCTAGCCTTCTCAAAATATTTATTGCCTAGATTTTCTAACTTTTGCAACGCGTTATAACGATTTTATTTCTGCTTACCATTTATTATCGCATTAATTAATTAATTGCAGCAAATATTTGCTTCACTATAACATTTTCTACATAACATCAGCGATATACACTCCTTTAACTTGAAAAATTGGCATCGTTATATTTTATCGCGCGTTTTTTTATACTGAATATACAACACGGTTTATGCCCTGCAAGTCTTTGTAAAATTCGAATTTATATCCCGCACACTCCAATATGTTACTTATGGCATCGCTTTGATTATAGCCAATTTCCAATACCATAGCACCGCCTTTTTTAAGAAAATTTTTAGCATTATGCACGATCATTTCATAATTTTCAAAGCCATGGGAAAAGTCAGTTAAAGCAATGCTTGGTTCAAAATTTTTGACATTCGGTTTCAAATTATCCCATTCACACTTTGGTATATAAGGTGGGTTTGCAACAATAATGTCGAATTTTTTCCACCTATTTAGTGCATAAAACCAGTTGCTTTTCACAAATTTCACTCTTTGGTTTCGTTGGTTGATGTTTGCGTTGACTGCAGCTATCTCTAATGCTTTTTCTGACACATCAACCCCAATACCAATGGAGTTTTTAAATTCGTCCAACAGTGATAAAATAATGCATCCACTTCCCGTGCCCAAATCAAGTATATGCAAGTTTTCAAGTTTTTTATGCCCCAGCTTTTTTAGAACAACATCTATCATAAGTTCCGTTTCTGGCCTTGGAATTAAAACATTGTGGTTAACTTTAAAGATGCGTTTCCAAAAACACTTATATCCAACTATATACGCTATTGGTTCGAAAGCTAACCTCCTATTTACCAAGGACGTAAATCTATCGTGGACATCCTGTGATATTCTGCTATGCAGTTTAAAAATTATTTCCTGTGGCTGCTCCAGGCCCATACAATGCGCCAACAAAATTTTTGCATCCAACATGGATGTTTCTATCCCAACAGCTTTAAACGACTCCTCAGCTTGTTTAACAAGGTCAATAATAATCATGCATCGTTCTCCCCTATCACTATTGTATTGAACTGTGGGCAATCACTGATGTTTGGAATGTTCATATCCCCTATGCCACTTATTCCATCAGCTCCAATGATTTTATTTGATTGGAATATCACAAGCTTATCCGGCAATTTAGCCTTTATAAATGATGTACTAACTTTTTGCCCAGCTTCTATGAGTAAGTTATTCACACCTAAAACCGCCAGCTTTGCAAGCACATCAGCAAGACATAAACCGTCTTTATCAGCACGCACCTTAATTACTTCAATGTTTTTATAAGGATTTTGCCCCTCGCTTACAGCGGTGAAGATAATGGTCCTTATGTTGTTTGCTGTTTGCACTATTTGCGAATATTTTGGCATTCTAAAAGCTGTGTCTAGTATAATGCGTATAGGGTTATGTCTTACGTTTGGCAATCTGCAAGTGAGCAATGGGTCGTCGTCTATGACCGTTTGTATTCCGGTTAATATTGCATCATTTTGCGCCCTTAATTCATGAGCCAAGTCTCGCTGTTTTTGGCTTGTAATCCATTTGCTTTGCCTGTTTTTCAAGGCTATTTTACCATCTAAACTCATTGCTAATTTAAGAGTGACGAAAGGTACTTTATCTAAAATTCTTTTTTTAAACCCCATTATTACTTCCTCACATTCTTCTTTAAGCACGTTAACTTTGATTTCTATGCCGGTTTGCTTGAGCATTTGTATGCTTCTTCCATTTATTTCTGGATTTGGGTCTGTCGTACCTATCACAACTTTCTTAAAGCTTGATTTGATTATTTTTTCCGCACAAGAAACTTTGTCAGCTGAGCTAATACAGCATGGTTCAAGTGTGACGTAAATTATTGCTCCTTGGGAATTTTCTCTCAACATGTCAATAGCTGTGGCTTCAGCATGTGGTTTGCCACCATTTTGCGTTCTTGCTTCAGCTATTACTGTATCGTTTTTCACTATAACACATCCAACAGAAGGATTGGGAGATGTTTGCCC from Candidatus Bandiella woodruffii encodes:
- a CDS encoding thioredoxin domain-containing protein, producing MVVFFTKVWAEDYPDRSEVLRFNEQDHYIGNVKAKVVLIEYSALSCPGCASFHRDVFPKIKEHYIDSGEVLYILRDYPANEPALYGAILANCFPQEYFRIIDVLFNSQNSWAFRKDFKKVLQNISRLSGLNPIKLKQCFENKDMANLILAKSYTSMKVLEINHTPTFLLGVFINR
- a CDS encoding IS1 family transposase, yielding MSYIHTSKKENKTRIWTAVDRDRFKTVAFKVGSGDKENYVDLARELGEKYQIRYMCTDGYEVYCHYKIAQIHLQTKSETCLVESFNSSLRDMLARLNRKTKRFSKCSEMLRLSLVLFFNKALALSIYL
- the ribD gene encoding bifunctional diaminohydroxyphosphoribosylaminopyrimidine deaminase/5-amino-6-(5-phosphoribosylamino)uracil reductase RibD, whose protein sequence is MDQDQYYMKRALELAKSGLGQTSPNPSVGCVIVKNDTVIAEARTQNGGKPHAEATAIDMLRENSQGAIIYVTLEPCCISSADKVSCAEKIIKSSFKKVVIGTTDPNPEINGRSIQMLKQTGIEIKVNVLKEECEEVIMGFKKRILDKVPFVTLKLAMSLDGKIALKNRQSKWITSQKQRDLAHELRAQNDAILTGIQTVIDDDPLLTCRLPNVRHNPIRIILDTAFRMPKYSQIVQTANNIRTIIFTAVSEGQNPYKNIEVIKVRADKDGLCLADVLAKLAVLGVNNLLIEAGQKVSTSFIKAKLPDKLVIFQSNKIIGADGISGIGDMNIPNISDCPQFNTIVIGENDA
- a CDS encoding protein-L-isoaspartate O-methyltransferase family protein; its protein translation is MQKLENLGNKYFEKARYNMVYNQLVPNGVTDKNIIDAMLKVFRHKFVDNKWRDVAYVDSILPIRDTQTFIDDNRYLMTPMVFAKMLQAGEINSNSTVLDVGVNSGYSSIIISTIAQNVVAIDVDRRILKTALGHVLLMHAEKKIEFYVTMEFKHNSDGARFDLIFVNGILNQIPEFLKSRLLENGRLTLIEKKNHLAQAVKYVKHRGNLIREVLFNVDADYRLNVYMDLNGSLV
- the rph gene encoding ribonuclease PH, with translation MRNDGRLFGQLRKVKLEVNCNKFADGSCFVQIGNTHVICIANVDETVPRFLKGTGSGWVTAEYGMLPGSTNSRMQREVTKGKASGRTQEIQRLIGRTLRTAVNLVALKERQIIVDCDVIQADGGTRTASITGAYVALYLALQKLHKQGGVNIFPIKEQVAAISCGIIGGNILLDLDYSEDSLAQVDANFVMTKSKKIVEIQATAERKTFSQEELSQMYALADSGIGELIKKQNEVLNIA
- the prmC gene encoding peptide chain release factor N(5)-glutamine methyltransferase, with the protein product MIIIDLVKQAEESFKAVGIETSMLDAKILLAHCMGLEQPQEIIFKLHSRISQDVHDRFTSLVNRRLAFEPIAYIVGYKCFWKRIFKVNHNVLIPRPETELMIDVVLKKLGHKKLENLHILDLGTGSGCIILSLLDEFKNSIGIGVDVSEKALEIAAVNANINQRNQRVKFVKSNWFYALNRWKKFDIIVANPPYIPKCEWDNLKPNVKNFEPSIALTDFSHGFENYEMIVHNAKNFLKKGGAMVLEIGYNQSDAISNILECAGYKFEFYKDLQGINRVVYSV